In the Arthrobacter sp. 31Y genome, one interval contains:
- the hxlB gene encoding 6-phospho-3-hexuloisomerase — protein sequence MNTTASATTAAYTKASDIVRNLSLVRDEITGTAAKLDEQQMARLASHISHPGRIFVAGAGRSGLVLRMAGMRLMHLGLTVHIAGDTTTPAIASGDLLLVASGSGTTSGVVKSAETAAKAGARIAVFTTNADSPLAGLADALVIIPAAQKTDHGSAVSRQYAGSLFEQALFLATEAIFQSLWESDAQPAEKLWLRHANLE from the coding sequence GTGAATACGACAGCAAGCGCGACGACTGCCGCGTACACCAAAGCATCTGATATTGTCCGCAATCTGTCCCTCGTCAGGGACGAGATCACGGGCACCGCAGCGAAGCTTGATGAACAGCAGATGGCCCGCCTCGCGAGTCACATCAGCCACCCAGGCCGTATTTTTGTTGCCGGCGCGGGCCGAAGCGGTTTGGTGCTGCGCATGGCCGGCATGCGCTTGATGCACTTGGGTCTCACAGTCCACATCGCCGGCGATACCACCACGCCTGCCATCGCATCGGGCGATCTGCTCTTGGTGGCTTCCGGATCCGGAACCACATCCGGCGTCGTCAAGTCAGCAGAGACAGCAGCCAAGGCCGGTGCCCGCATCGCGGTGTTCACCACCAACGCTGATTCGCCGCTTGCCGGGCTCGCCGACGCTCTGGTCATCATTCCGGCTGCACAGAAGACCGACCATGGCTCCGCTGTTTCCCGGCAGTATGCAGGATCGCTTTTCGAGCAGGCACTGTTCCTGGCCACCGAAGCCATCTTCCAGTCCCTGTGGGAAAGCGATGCGCAGCCGGCTGAAAAGCTTTGGCTCCGTCACGCCAATCTTGAGTAA
- a CDS encoding glucose-6-phosphate dehydrogenase assembly protein OpcA, whose product MIVDLPDTTTSKISKKIMSLREQGGVIALGRVLTLVVVTKSGQEEEAIEAANEASREHPCRIIVLADAGVEGPDRLDAQIRVGGDAGASEVIVLRGHGHMAHESESLVAALLLPDAPIVAWWPHGAPESACETSIGRIAHRRITDSANEPDPRRALENIRATYKAGDTDLAWTRLTNWRMQLAAAMDHVDPATITGITVEGASDSPSTLLLASWLGRSLQASVTIVADPPGTGIRGVRLMTASGAIRLSRPGHTVAELTQPGQPAQRITLPRRSLKDCLAEELRRLDPDDVFGETVRGFDMSRVRHEGLHSGNRVDVDALVSALSQVDDSLAEVR is encoded by the coding sequence ATGATTGTAGATCTTCCCGATACCACTACCTCCAAGATCTCCAAGAAGATCATGTCGCTGCGCGAGCAGGGCGGTGTGATCGCCCTGGGTCGTGTGTTGACGTTGGTGGTGGTGACGAAGTCCGGGCAGGAAGAAGAAGCCATCGAGGCCGCCAATGAAGCCAGTAGGGAACACCCCTGCCGGATCATTGTCCTGGCCGACGCCGGTGTTGAAGGACCGGACCGTCTGGACGCGCAGATCCGGGTGGGTGGGGACGCCGGAGCGTCCGAGGTCATCGTGCTGCGCGGGCACGGGCACATGGCCCACGAAAGCGAATCCCTCGTCGCGGCCCTGCTCCTGCCGGACGCGCCGATCGTGGCGTGGTGGCCGCACGGCGCCCCGGAAAGCGCCTGCGAAACCTCGATCGGCCGCATCGCGCACCGCCGCATCACCGACTCGGCCAACGAACCCGACCCCCGCCGGGCGTTGGAGAACATCCGCGCCACGTACAAAGCCGGCGACACCGACCTCGCCTGGACCCGCCTAACCAACTGGCGCATGCAACTCGCAGCAGCAATGGACCACGTGGATCCGGCCACGATCACCGGGATCACTGTGGAAGGTGCTTCCGATTCCCCCAGCACACTGTTGCTGGCAAGCTGGCTGGGCCGATCGCTGCAGGCATCTGTGACCATAGTGGCCGACCCCCCAGGTACCGGCATTCGCGGGGTCCGGCTCATGACTGCTTCCGGTGCCATCCGGCTGTCCAGGCCCGGCCACACGGTGGCAGAACTGACCCAACCCGGGCAGCCCGCGCAACGCATCACCCTCCCCCGCAGAAGCCTCAAGGACTGCCTCGCCGAAGAACTCCGCCGGCTCGACCCCGACGACGTCTTCGGGGAAACGGTTCGCGGCTTCGACATGTCCCGTGTCCGGCACGAGGGCCTCCATAGTGGTAACCGCGTGGACGTGGATGCCTTGGTATCCGCACTCAGCCAGGTGGATGACAGCCTTGCCGAGGTGCGCTAA
- the hxlA gene encoding 3-hexulose-6-phosphate synthase has protein sequence MKLQVAIDLLTTEAALELAGQVAEYVDIIELGTPLIKAEGLSVITAVKNAHPDKIVFADLKTMDAGELEADIAFKAGADLVTVLGAADDSTIAGAVKAAKAHNKGVVVDLIGIADKVSRAKEVRALGAKFVEMHAGLDEQAKPGFDLNGLLRAGAEARVPFSVAGGVKLATIGDVQNAGADVAVAGGAIYGAEDPALAAKALRNAIV, from the coding sequence ATGAAACTCCAGGTTGCTATTGACTTGCTTACTACCGAGGCTGCTCTTGAGCTGGCTGGTCAGGTTGCTGAGTACGTTGACATCATTGAGCTCGGTACCCCGCTGATTAAGGCTGAGGGTCTTTCGGTGATTACCGCGGTGAAGAATGCTCATCCGGACAAGATTGTTTTTGCTGATTTGAAGACCATGGATGCTGGTGAGCTTGAGGCTGATATTGCGTTCAAGGCCGGTGCTGATTTGGTGACTGTGCTTGGTGCTGCTGATGATTCCACCATTGCTGGTGCGGTGAAGGCTGCGAAGGCTCATAACAAGGGTGTTGTGGTTGATCTGATTGGTATTGCGGATAAGGTTTCCCGGGCTAAGGAAGTCCGTGCCCTGGGTGCGAAGTTCGTGGAGATGCACGCTGGTTTGGATGAGCAGGCCAAGCCGGGCTTTGATCTTAATGGTTTGCTTCGTGCCGGTGCTGAGGCCCGTGTTCCGTTCTCTGTTGCTGGTGGCGTGAAGCTGGCCACGATCGGTGATGTTCAGAACGCTGGTGCTGATGTAGCTGTTGCTGGTGGCGCTATTTATGGTGCTGAGGATCCGGCGCTGGCCGCGAAGGCCCTCCGCAACGCCATCGTCTAA
- a CDS encoding FadR/GntR family transcriptional regulator: MASPSSFQSQIYRSLPEIERAEAIVDRISTAISLGLLKVGERLPAEAALSEMFGVGGATLREALTALRDQGIVETRRGRSGGSFVVKQPQTQADAMRAWFLSTSISEIRDIGDEHAAIAAATIRLACERAEAHDFERLQELARSLVLAHSPEHRASADSRFHVELAVAAQSPRLANAEIRLQQETVQQLWTPLAVAFDPETATAEHLELVRAVAQDQPEKAQALVLGHIRRNIFHLIDTKLTVGYAQSNQDAQ, translated from the coding sequence TTGGCATCGCCGTCCTCTTTTCAGTCGCAGATTTACCGCTCCTTGCCGGAGATTGAGCGCGCCGAGGCAATTGTCGACAGAATCTCCACGGCGATCTCCCTCGGCCTGCTGAAAGTAGGCGAACGCCTGCCGGCTGAAGCGGCACTCTCGGAAATGTTCGGTGTGGGAGGCGCAACCCTTCGCGAAGCGTTGACTGCGCTGCGGGACCAGGGAATCGTCGAGACGCGCAGGGGCCGGAGCGGCGGTTCTTTCGTCGTCAAGCAGCCACAAACGCAAGCGGATGCCATGCGGGCGTGGTTCCTTTCGACGTCGATCTCCGAGATCCGGGACATCGGAGACGAACACGCAGCCATAGCAGCCGCAACCATCAGGCTGGCCTGCGAACGCGCAGAGGCCCACGACTTCGAGCGTCTCCAGGAGCTCGCCCGTTCCTTGGTGCTTGCCCACTCCCCCGAGCACCGCGCATCCGCGGACAGCCGTTTCCACGTCGAGTTGGCTGTGGCGGCTCAATCACCCAGGCTCGCCAATGCCGAGATCAGGCTGCAACAGGAGACCGTCCAGCAGTTGTGGACGCCCCTTGCTGTAGCATTTGACCCCGAAACGGCAACCGCTGAACACTTGGAGTTGGTGCGGGCAGTTGCGCAAGATCAGCCCGAGAAGGCCCAGGCGTTGGTGCTTGGACACATCAGGCGGAACATTTTCCATCTGATTGATACGAAGCTAACAGTCGGATACGCCCAATCAAATCAGGATGCCCAATGA
- a CDS encoding helix-turn-helix transcriptional regulator: MSPSDHPWPLLRSVAALADAPLSQIAERLRDATLPSLGSSALVIFTEDCTGRPQKKAGSEDIISKVSIAELDTLRAALPDDGPWFGEAELAGQPRQAMALKHAASNALLVITDPVPADPGDTGLDLVSYLWDITARRIQEKVADAPPSYLLESRAASAERIRVTAELTDLHSTTLETLLAALRSSSMDDATARTTVTDLAARALVGLRTHSDRTTDLVKEPVVKAFERLREDLRPLTSFSGIEVQFIEPPLNGRALPGEVAHAARAIVRGLVLVMMEQPDVTRIRTHWDCDGENLLINVRDDGGGALTTEDPSISRLDRRVQALTGQLRMDVMSGWGADVFVSLPLDLPARPAGDVAGWNLAARELEVLQHLATGHRNRTIASAMGISENTVKFHVRNLFKKLDVGSRTEAIALAHSHGLRQS, from the coding sequence ATGTCCCCTTCAGACCACCCTTGGCCGCTGTTGCGTTCCGTGGCAGCACTGGCCGACGCACCCTTGTCCCAAATCGCTGAACGGCTACGTGACGCCACGCTCCCCTCACTCGGGAGCAGCGCACTCGTGATCTTCACCGAAGACTGCACGGGGCGGCCGCAGAAGAAAGCCGGTTCGGAAGACATCATTTCCAAGGTCTCCATCGCTGAACTTGACACGCTCCGTGCTGCCCTCCCGGACGACGGCCCCTGGTTTGGTGAAGCTGAGCTTGCGGGTCAACCGCGGCAGGCGATGGCACTCAAGCATGCCGCGAGCAATGCACTCTTGGTGATTACCGACCCCGTTCCCGCCGATCCCGGAGACACCGGGCTGGACCTGGTGAGCTATCTCTGGGACATCACCGCCCGGCGGATACAGGAGAAGGTGGCGGATGCGCCGCCGTCGTACTTGTTGGAATCCCGTGCGGCATCAGCCGAACGCATCCGTGTGACGGCCGAACTGACCGATCTCCACTCAACCACCTTGGAAACCCTCCTGGCCGCCCTGCGCTCATCCTCCATGGACGACGCCACGGCGCGCACCACCGTCACCGACCTCGCCGCCAGGGCACTGGTGGGCCTGCGTACCCACAGCGACCGCACCACGGATTTGGTGAAGGAACCGGTGGTCAAAGCCTTCGAACGCCTGCGCGAAGACCTGCGCCCACTCACGAGCTTCAGCGGCATCGAGGTCCAGTTCATCGAGCCTCCCCTGAACGGCAGGGCCCTCCCCGGAGAAGTTGCGCACGCAGCACGGGCAATCGTCCGCGGGCTGGTGCTGGTCATGATGGAACAGCCGGATGTCACAAGGATCAGGACGCATTGGGACTGCGACGGCGAAAACCTGTTGATCAACGTCCGTGACGACGGCGGCGGCGCGCTCACCACCGAGGATCCGAGCATCAGCCGTTTGGACCGCAGGGTCCAAGCACTCACCGGACAGCTCCGAATGGACGTCATGTCCGGCTGGGGTGCGGACGTCTTCGTTTCGCTTCCCTTGGACCTTCCGGCACGTCCGGCCGGCGATGTCGCGGGATGGAACCTCGCTGCCCGCGAACTGGAAGTGCTGCAGCATCTGGCCACCGGACACCGAAACCGCACCATAGCGTCTGCGATGGGCATCAGCGAGAACACGGTCAAGTTCCATGTCCGGAACCTTTTCAAGAAGCTCGACGTCGGCTCGCGGACCGAAGCGATCGCACTGGCCCACAGCCACGGCCTGCGGCAGTCGTAG
- the tkt gene encoding transketolase, translated as MNPTASAALTFSNADTAPATLDWTVEDQRAVDTARVLAADAVEKVGNGHPGTAMSLAPAAYLLFQKLMRHDPRDPEWIGRDRFILSPGHSSLTLYIQLFLSGYGLELKDLEALRTWGALTPGHPEYKHTAGVEITTGPLGQGLASSVGFAYSQRRQRGLFDADAPAGESPFDHTIWVIASDGDIQEGVTSEASSLAGHQELGNLVVVYDENHISIEDDTDIAFTEDVLKRYQAYGWHTQRVDWTKTGNYVEDLQELYSALLEAKAETSKPSIISLRTIIGYPAPKKQNTGKIHGSALGAEEVAAVKTVLGFDPAKSFDVDAEVLAHARKVLDRGSVARGQWDEAFSAWQQANPEGAALLERIEAKQLPADLDSLLPVFEAGKDVSTRAASGKVLNAIGPVLPELWGGSADLAESNNTTIEGSPSFIPASRSTDAWKGNPYGRVLHFGIREHAAASIVNGISLHGRTRAFSGTFLIFSDYQKPAIRLGALMGVPSIYVWSHDSIGLGEDGPTHQPVEQLASLRAIPGLDVVRPCDANEVGIAWKTILENHENPAGIVLTRQNVPTFARGEGAASGDVFASPAGVAKGGYVLAEASKDGRSVDAQVILIGTGSEVQLAVQAREALQAEGIAARVVSMPCVEWFNKQDEAYRESVLPASVKARVSVEAGLALGWREFVGDAGRSISLEHFGASADYKRLFNEFGITAEAVTAAAMESLAAASS; from the coding sequence GTGAATCCGACAGCAAGTGCGGCGCTGACCTTCAGCAACGCAGATACTGCACCCGCAACACTCGACTGGACGGTCGAGGACCAGCGCGCCGTCGACACCGCTCGCGTGTTGGCCGCCGACGCCGTGGAGAAGGTGGGCAACGGCCACCCCGGCACTGCCATGAGCCTCGCCCCGGCAGCGTACCTGCTGTTCCAGAAGCTGATGCGCCACGACCCCCGTGATCCCGAGTGGATCGGCCGTGACCGTTTCATCCTCTCCCCGGGCCACTCCTCGCTGACCCTTTACATCCAGCTGTTCCTTTCCGGGTACGGGCTAGAGTTGAAGGACCTTGAGGCGCTGCGTACCTGGGGTGCTTTGACCCCCGGCCACCCCGAATACAAGCACACCGCAGGTGTGGAAATCACCACCGGTCCGCTGGGCCAGGGGCTCGCATCTTCGGTGGGGTTCGCTTACTCGCAGCGCCGCCAACGCGGCCTGTTCGACGCCGATGCTCCCGCCGGCGAGTCGCCGTTCGACCACACCATCTGGGTGATCGCTTCCGACGGCGACATCCAGGAAGGCGTTACCTCTGAGGCATCGTCCCTGGCGGGCCACCAAGAACTGGGCAACCTCGTAGTGGTCTACGACGAGAACCATATCTCCATCGAAGACGACACCGATATCGCGTTCACGGAGGACGTCCTCAAGCGCTATCAAGCGTACGGCTGGCACACCCAGCGCGTGGACTGGACCAAGACCGGCAACTACGTCGAAGACCTGCAGGAACTCTACTCAGCCCTGCTGGAAGCCAAGGCAGAGACCTCCAAGCCGTCCATCATTTCGTTGCGGACCATCATTGGCTACCCGGCACCGAAGAAGCAGAACACCGGCAAGATCCACGGCTCCGCACTTGGCGCCGAGGAAGTTGCGGCGGTGAAGACTGTGCTCGGTTTCGATCCGGCCAAGTCCTTCGACGTTGACGCAGAGGTTCTGGCCCACGCCCGTAAGGTCCTGGACCGCGGCTCGGTGGCCCGAGGGCAGTGGGACGAAGCTTTCAGCGCATGGCAGCAGGCCAACCCGGAGGGCGCTGCTCTTCTGGAGCGTATTGAAGCCAAGCAGCTTCCTGCCGACCTCGACTCCCTTCTTCCCGTTTTCGAAGCCGGCAAGGACGTTTCCACCCGCGCAGCGTCCGGCAAGGTCCTGAACGCGATCGGTCCGGTTCTTCCGGAGCTCTGGGGCGGTTCGGCCGACCTTGCCGAGTCCAACAACACCACCATTGAAGGTTCGCCGTCGTTCATCCCGGCCTCGCGTTCCACGGATGCCTGGAAGGGTAACCCTTACGGCCGGGTGCTGCACTTCGGTATCCGTGAGCATGCTGCGGCATCCATCGTGAACGGTATCTCCCTTCATGGCCGCACCCGTGCGTTCTCCGGCACGTTCCTGATCTTCAGCGACTACCAGAAGCCGGCAATTCGTCTGGGCGCGCTGATGGGTGTCCCATCCATCTACGTGTGGTCCCACGACTCCATCGGCCTGGGCGAAGACGGCCCAACGCACCAGCCGGTGGAGCAGCTCGCCTCGCTCCGTGCCATTCCGGGCCTGGACGTTGTCCGCCCCTGTGACGCGAATGAGGTTGGTATTGCATGGAAGACCATCCTGGAGAACCACGAGAATCCTGCCGGCATTGTCCTGACCCGCCAGAACGTTCCCACTTTCGCCCGCGGCGAGGGCGCAGCTTCCGGAGACGTCTTTGCCTCACCGGCCGGTGTGGCCAAGGGCGGTTACGTCCTGGCCGAGGCATCCAAAGACGGGCGATCGGTTGACGCGCAGGTCATCTTGATCGGCACTGGTTCTGAGGTCCAGCTCGCAGTGCAGGCCCGCGAAGCCCTTCAGGCTGAAGGAATCGCCGCCCGCGTTGTGTCCATGCCGTGCGTTGAGTGGTTCAACAAGCAGGACGAGGCCTACCGCGAGTCCGTACTTCCGGCATCCGTGAAGGCCCGTGTTTCCGTTGAAGCCGGCCTGGCCCTGGGCTGGCGTGAATTTGTTGGCGATGCCGGCCGTTCCATCTCCCTGGAACACTTCGGCGCCTCGGCCGACTACAAGCGCCTGTTCAACGAATTCGGCATCACCGCCGAAGCCGTGACCGCAGCTGCCATGGAATCCCTGGCTGCTGCGAGCAGCTAA
- the zwf gene encoding glucose-6-phosphate dehydrogenase, whose translation MLDTYLDSPPRNRLRNPLRDPRDRRLNRIAGPSSLVFFGVTGDLARKKLMPAVYDLANRGLLPPSFALVGFGRREWDNADFAAEVKENVKAHARTKFDEAVWEQLASGIRFVQGEFDDDDAFERLGDVLDELDETRGTRGNHGFYLSIPPKAFEQVCRQLSKHGLAQAKPGQWRRVVIEKPFGHDLESARQLNDIVESVFPADAVFRIDHYLGKETVQNILALRFANQLFEPLWNANYVDHVQITMAEDIGTGGRAGYYDGVGAARDVIQNHLLQLLALTAMEEPISFNADDLRAEKEKVLAAVKLPEDLSTHSARGQFTGGWQGGEEVLGYLDEDGIPDDSKTETFAAIRVDINTRRWNGVPFYLRAGKRLGRRVTEIAVVFKRAPNLLFRDHGEDDFGQNAVVIRVQPDEGATIRFGSKVPGTQMEVRDVTMDFGYGHSFTESSPEAYERLILDVLLGEPPLFPRHQEVELSWKILDPFEEYWAGLDEQPQPYAPGSWGPASADALLARDGRTWRRP comes from the coding sequence ATGTTGGATACTTACCTTGATTCCCCACCAAGGAACCGGCTTCGGAATCCTTTGCGGGATCCGCGGGATCGTCGTTTGAACCGTATTGCCGGGCCGTCGTCGTTGGTGTTCTTCGGGGTCACTGGTGATCTTGCCCGTAAGAAGCTGATGCCGGCGGTTTATGACCTCGCTAATCGTGGCCTGTTGCCGCCGAGTTTTGCTTTGGTGGGTTTCGGTCGTCGTGAGTGGGATAACGCGGATTTCGCGGCTGAGGTCAAGGAGAACGTCAAGGCCCACGCGCGGACGAAGTTTGATGAAGCGGTGTGGGAGCAGCTCGCTTCGGGTATCCGTTTTGTTCAGGGCGAGTTCGACGACGACGACGCTTTCGAGCGCCTCGGTGATGTCCTCGATGAGCTGGATGAGACCCGCGGCACCCGCGGTAATCACGGGTTCTATTTGTCGATCCCGCCGAAGGCTTTTGAGCAGGTCTGCCGGCAGCTGTCCAAGCATGGTTTGGCGCAGGCGAAGCCGGGTCAGTGGCGTCGTGTGGTGATCGAGAAGCCGTTCGGGCATGACCTTGAGTCGGCCCGTCAGCTCAACGACATTGTGGAGTCGGTGTTCCCGGCTGATGCGGTGTTCCGGATCGATCATTACCTGGGCAAGGAAACGGTGCAGAACATCCTGGCGTTGCGTTTCGCGAACCAGTTGTTCGAACCGTTGTGGAACGCCAATTACGTGGATCACGTCCAGATCACCATGGCCGAGGATATTGGTACGGGTGGGCGTGCGGGGTATTACGACGGTGTGGGTGCTGCCCGTGACGTGATCCAGAACCACTTGCTCCAGCTGCTGGCGTTGACCGCGATGGAAGAGCCCATTTCGTTTAATGCCGATGATTTGCGGGCGGAGAAGGAAAAGGTCCTCGCCGCGGTCAAGCTGCCCGAGGATTTGTCCACGCATTCGGCGCGGGGCCAGTTCACCGGTGGGTGGCAGGGCGGGGAGGAAGTCCTGGGGTATTTGGATGAGGACGGTATCCCGGATGATTCGAAGACCGAGACGTTCGCGGCGATCCGGGTGGATATCAACACCCGGCGTTGGAATGGTGTGCCGTTCTACCTGCGCGCGGGTAAGCGGCTGGGCCGGCGCGTGACTGAGATCGCGGTGGTGTTCAAGCGGGCACCGAACCTGCTCTTCCGTGACCACGGCGAGGATGACTTTGGTCAGAACGCGGTGGTGATCCGGGTCCAGCCCGATGAGGGTGCCACGATCCGGTTCGGGTCCAAGGTTCCGGGCACGCAGATGGAAGTCCGTGATGTGACCATGGACTTCGGCTATGGCCATTCCTTTACCGAGTCCAGTCCCGAAGCCTACGAACGTCTGATCCTGGATGTGTTGTTGGGTGAGCCGCCGCTGTTCCCGCGGCATCAGGAAGTGGAGTTGTCCTGGAAGATCCTCGACCCGTTCGAGGAGTACTGGGCCGGGCTCGATGAACAACCGCAACCCTACGCTCCGGGTAGTTGGGGGCCGGCTTCGGCCGATGCCCTGCTGGCCCGTGACGGACGAACCTGGAGAAGGCCATGA